Proteins encoded within one genomic window of Thunnus maccoyii chromosome 22, fThuMac1.1, whole genome shotgun sequence:
- the LOC121889846 gene encoding uncharacterized protein LOC121889846 isoform X1 has protein sequence MASAQSEQSSFLQQELTCPVCLDLYRDPHLLPCGHNFCRTCLYRLKWQANRGRLRCPECRDSHRCGTNFQKNFKLANIADDYRHHRRATTAAATALKSRESLTSSLPTQQAKSVFAVPCDYCPSVTAEASGTSADGPSVSQEGGDKKEAAAAASVFAVKTCLKCEVSMCQEHLKPHLELPAFREHPLTEPMNDFWKRKCPDHDEIYRYYCMDDKMCVCNACTIEGHSGHTIKTLRNTMKDLKLQVTFTQQSFVLNQVLSSCRTTPSIQRPVWGGMSAVNERQYKSMPTHGIGRWRHLLPKEAPKKRRDKRQITPIKQILSATDTAYGTLNVTVSGYDMTVVEHYSQYIHNLCNRLGVKVADSYALPTKTTEVMLMQEQGTKMYVDAVLKTHKRVVQLSSLNAALCPVFMEVLLKHQPEGVQLSVKEHTEADFQGRFKARPELEGLMAQISQ, from the exons ATGGCGTCGGCCCAATCAGAGCAGTCCAGCTTCCTGCAACAGGAGCTCACCTGCCCGGTGTGCCTGGACTTGTACCGCGACCCCCACTTGCTACCTTGCGGCCACAACTTCTGCAGGACCTGCCTGTACCGTCTAAAGTGGCAAGCGAACCGAGGTCGCCTCCGCTGCCCAGAGTGCCGCGATAGCCACCGGTGTGGCACCAACTTTCAGAAAAACTTCAAACTAGCCAATATTGCTGATGACTACCGTCACCACCGCAGAGCCACCACTGCAGCTGCTACAGCTTTGAAATCCAGAGAGTCGCTGACTTCTTCTCTGCCAACACAGCAGGCCAAGAGTGTGTTTGCTGTTCCATGTGACTACTGCCCTTCAGTCACCGCAGAGGCATCAGGCACCTCCGCAGACGGGCCTTCTGTTTCTCAGGAAGGGGGTGACAAGaaggaagctgctgctgctgcgtcaGTGTTTGCAGTCAAGACATGCCTGAAGTGTGAGGTGTCGATGTGCCAGGAGCACTTAAAGCCACATCTGGAGCTGCCGGCGTTTCGCGAGCATCCGCTGACGGAACCAATGAATGACTTCTGGAAGAGGAAGTGCCCGGATCATGACGAGATATACAG ATACTACTGCATGGAcgacaagatgtgtgtgtgcaacgCCTGTACTATAGAAGGACACTCTGGACACACAATCAAGACCCTGAGAAACACGATGAAAGATCTGAAG TTGCAGGTGACTTTCACACAACAGTCATTTGTCTTGAATCAAGTGCTTTCATCATGCCG GACCACACCGTCCATCCAGCGTCCTGTTTGGG GAGGCATGTCTGCTGTAAATGAACGACAATACAAAAGCATGCCAACCCATGGGATTGGGAGGTGGCGGCATCTTTTACCCAAAGAAGCG ccaaagaaaaggagagacaaACGTCAGATCACACCAATAAAACAGATCTTATCTGCGACGGATACAGCGTATGGGACTCTGAATGTGACAGTGTCGGGTTATGACATGACAGTGGTGGAGCATTACTCCCAATACATCCACAACCTCTGCAACCGGCTTGGAGTCAAAGTGGCCGACAG CTATGCTTTGCCAACTAAAACCACAGAGGTCATGCTAATGCAAGAGCAAGGAACCAAGATGTACGTTGACGCCGTCCTAAAGACTCATAAACGTGTCGTTCAG ctgAGCAGTCTGAACGCTGCATTGTGTCCTGTCTTCATGGAAGTTCTTTTGAAGCATCAACCTGAGGGAGTTCAACTTTCTGTGAAGGAG caCACCGAGGCTGATTTCCAAGGACGTTTCAAGGCACGTCCAGAGCTGGAGGGGCTTATGGCTCAGATAAGCCAGTAG
- the LOC121889846 gene encoding 39S ribosomal protein L48, mitochondrial-like isoform X5, whose product MNPVFRKLQVTFTQQSFVLNQVLSSCRTTPSIQRPVWGGMSAVNERQYKSMPTHGIGRWRHLLPKEAPKKRRDKRQITPIKQILSATDTAYGTLNVTVSGYDMTVVEHYSQYIHNLCNRLGVKVADSYALPTKTTEVMLMQEQGTKMYVDAVLKTHKRVVQLSSLNAALCPVFMEVLLKHQPEGVQLSVKEHTEADFQGRFKARPELEGLMAQISQ is encoded by the exons ATGAATCCTGTCTTTCGAAAG TTGCAGGTGACTTTCACACAACAGTCATTTGTCTTGAATCAAGTGCTTTCATCATGCCG GACCACACCGTCCATCCAGCGTCCTGTTTGGG GAGGCATGTCTGCTGTAAATGAACGACAATACAAAAGCATGCCAACCCATGGGATTGGGAGGTGGCGGCATCTTTTACCCAAAGAAGCG ccaaagaaaaggagagacaaACGTCAGATCACACCAATAAAACAGATCTTATCTGCGACGGATACAGCGTATGGGACTCTGAATGTGACAGTGTCGGGTTATGACATGACAGTGGTGGAGCATTACTCCCAATACATCCACAACCTCTGCAACCGGCTTGGAGTCAAAGTGGCCGACAG CTATGCTTTGCCAACTAAAACCACAGAGGTCATGCTAATGCAAGAGCAAGGAACCAAGATGTACGTTGACGCCGTCCTAAAGACTCATAAACGTGTCGTTCAG ctgAGCAGTCTGAACGCTGCATTGTGTCCTGTCTTCATGGAAGTTCTTTTGAAGCATCAACCTGAGGGAGTTCAACTTTCTGTGAAGGAG caCACCGAGGCTGATTTCCAAGGACGTTTCAAGGCACGTCCAGAGCTGGAGGGGCTTATGGCTCAGATAAGCCAGTAG
- the LOC121889846 gene encoding E3 ubiquitin/ISG15 ligase TRIM25-like isoform X2, with protein sequence MASAQSEQSSFLQQELTCPVCLDLYRDPHLLPCGHNFCRTCLYRLKWQANRGRLRCPECRDSHRCGTNFQKNFKLANIADDYRHHRRATTAAATALKSRESLTSSLPTQQAKSVFAVPCDYCPSVTAEASGTSADGPSVSQEGGDKKEAAAAASVFAVKTCLKCEVSMCQEHLKPHLELPAFREHPLTEPMNDFWKRKCPDHDEIYRYYCMDDKMCVCNACTIEGHSGHTIKTLRNTMKDLKHLHLHVDQRTLDKQLCKVGRKYSMAEEKLREQKEKERQNKKFKDDSEQYLNRLGEEMKAKVLRFINRLRECTRTHCDTNGPAIQKNISRICQDQDRLQEVRCGLESLMQENDPFRFIEAYKTTGRQCRRQLRKNMFYPEYINMYTENDEMMEEEMRTFLDEELSSIIVAAINFLCLYKEDFDDSSEEE encoded by the exons ATGGCGTCGGCCCAATCAGAGCAGTCCAGCTTCCTGCAACAGGAGCTCACCTGCCCGGTGTGCCTGGACTTGTACCGCGACCCCCACTTGCTACCTTGCGGCCACAACTTCTGCAGGACCTGCCTGTACCGTCTAAAGTGGCAAGCGAACCGAGGTCGCCTCCGCTGCCCAGAGTGCCGCGATAGCCACCGGTGTGGCACCAACTTTCAGAAAAACTTCAAACTAGCCAATATTGCTGATGACTACCGTCACCACCGCAGAGCCACCACTGCAGCTGCTACAGCTTTGAAATCCAGAGAGTCGCTGACTTCTTCTCTGCCAACACAGCAGGCCAAGAGTGTGTTTGCTGTTCCATGTGACTACTGCCCTTCAGTCACCGCAGAGGCATCAGGCACCTCCGCAGACGGGCCTTCTGTTTCTCAGGAAGGGGGTGACAAGaaggaagctgctgctgctgcgtcaGTGTTTGCAGTCAAGACATGCCTGAAGTGTGAGGTGTCGATGTGCCAGGAGCACTTAAAGCCACATCTGGAGCTGCCGGCGTTTCGCGAGCATCCGCTGACGGAACCAATGAATGACTTCTGGAAGAGGAAGTGCCCGGATCATGACGAGATATACAG ATACTACTGCATGGAcgacaagatgtgtgtgtgcaacgCCTGTACTATAGAAGGACACTCTGGACACACAATCAAGACCCTGAGAAACACGATGAAAGATCTGAAG CACTTGCATCTTCACGTTGACCAGAGAACGCTGGATAAGCAACTGTGCAAGGTTGGAAGGAAATACAGCATGGCGGAGGAAAAACTCCGGGagcagaaggagaaggagagacagaataAG AAGTTTAAGGATGACTCTGAGCAGTACTTGAACAGGCTGGGTGAAGAGATGAAGGCCAAAGTTCTCCGCTTCATCAATCGGCTGCGAGAATGCACACGCACTCACTGTGACACCAACGGGCCAGCGATTCAGAAGAACATCTCCAGGATCTGCCAGGATCAGGACCGCCTCCAGGAGGTCCGCTGTGGCCTCGAAAGCCTCATGCAGGAAAACGACCCTTTCCGCTTCATCGAG GCATACAAGACAACAGGAAGACA gTGCCGCAGGCAgttaagaaaaaacatgttctaCCCAGAATACATCAACATGTACACTGAAAATGACGAGATGATGGAAGAAGAAATGAGAACATTCCTTGATGAGGAACTTAGTTCAATCATTGTCGCTGCCATTAATTTTCTAT GTCTTTATAAGGAGGACTTCGATGACAGCAGTGAGGAAGAatga
- the LOC121889846 gene encoding E3 ubiquitin/ISG15 ligase TRIM25-like isoform X3, translated as MASAQSEQSSFLQQELTCPVCLDLYRDPHLLPCGHNFCRTCLYRLKWQANRGRLRCPECRDSHRCGTNFQKNFKLANIADDYRHHRRATTAAATALKSRESLTSSLPTQQAKSVFAVPCDYCPSVTAEASGTSADGPSVSQEGGDKKEAAAAASVFAVKTCLKCEVSMCQEHLKPHLELPAFREHPLTEPMNDFWKRKCPDHDEIYRYYCMDDKMCVCNACTIEGHSGHTIKTLRNTMKDLKRTLDKQLCKVGRKYSMAEEKLREQKEKERQNKKFKDDSEQYLNRLGEEMKAKVLRFINRLRECTRTHCDTNGPAIQKNISRICQDQDRLQEVRCGLESLMQENDPFRFIEAYKTTGRQCRRQLRKNMFYPEYINMYTENDEMMEEEMRTFLDEELSSIIVAAINFLCLYKEDFDDSSEEE; from the exons ATGGCGTCGGCCCAATCAGAGCAGTCCAGCTTCCTGCAACAGGAGCTCACCTGCCCGGTGTGCCTGGACTTGTACCGCGACCCCCACTTGCTACCTTGCGGCCACAACTTCTGCAGGACCTGCCTGTACCGTCTAAAGTGGCAAGCGAACCGAGGTCGCCTCCGCTGCCCAGAGTGCCGCGATAGCCACCGGTGTGGCACCAACTTTCAGAAAAACTTCAAACTAGCCAATATTGCTGATGACTACCGTCACCACCGCAGAGCCACCACTGCAGCTGCTACAGCTTTGAAATCCAGAGAGTCGCTGACTTCTTCTCTGCCAACACAGCAGGCCAAGAGTGTGTTTGCTGTTCCATGTGACTACTGCCCTTCAGTCACCGCAGAGGCATCAGGCACCTCCGCAGACGGGCCTTCTGTTTCTCAGGAAGGGGGTGACAAGaaggaagctgctgctgctgcgtcaGTGTTTGCAGTCAAGACATGCCTGAAGTGTGAGGTGTCGATGTGCCAGGAGCACTTAAAGCCACATCTGGAGCTGCCGGCGTTTCGCGAGCATCCGCTGACGGAACCAATGAATGACTTCTGGAAGAGGAAGTGCCCGGATCATGACGAGATATACAG ATACTACTGCATGGAcgacaagatgtgtgtgtgcaacgCCTGTACTATAGAAGGACACTCTGGACACACAATCAAGACCCTGAGAAACACGATGAAAGATCTGAAG AGAACGCTGGATAAGCAACTGTGCAAGGTTGGAAGGAAATACAGCATGGCGGAGGAAAAACTCCGGGagcagaaggagaaggagagacagaataAG AAGTTTAAGGATGACTCTGAGCAGTACTTGAACAGGCTGGGTGAAGAGATGAAGGCCAAAGTTCTCCGCTTCATCAATCGGCTGCGAGAATGCACACGCACTCACTGTGACACCAACGGGCCAGCGATTCAGAAGAACATCTCCAGGATCTGCCAGGATCAGGACCGCCTCCAGGAGGTCCGCTGTGGCCTCGAAAGCCTCATGCAGGAAAACGACCCTTTCCGCTTCATCGAG GCATACAAGACAACAGGAAGACA gTGCCGCAGGCAgttaagaaaaaacatgttctaCCCAGAATACATCAACATGTACACTGAAAATGACGAGATGATGGAAGAAGAAATGAGAACATTCCTTGATGAGGAACTTAGTTCAATCATTGTCGCTGCCATTAATTTTCTAT GTCTTTATAAGGAGGACTTCGATGACAGCAGTGAGGAAGAatga
- the LOC121889846 gene encoding E3 ubiquitin/ISG15 ligase TRIM25-like isoform X4, translated as MASAQSEQSSFLQQELTCPVCLDLYRDPHLLPCGHNFCRTCLYRLKWQANRGRLRCPECRDSHRCGTNFQKNFKLANIADDYRHHRRATTAAATALKSRESLTSSLPTQQAKSVFAVPCDYCPSVTAEASGTSADGPSVSQEGGDKKEAAAAASVFAVKTCLKCEVSMCQEHLKPHLELPAFREHPLTEPMNDFWKRKCPDHDEIYRYYCMDDKMCVCNACTIEGHSGHTIKTLRNTMKDLKHLHLHVDQRTLDKQLCKVGRKYSMAEEKLREQKEKERQNKKFKDDSEQYLNRLGEEMKAKVLRFINRLRECTRTHCDTNGPAIQKNISRICQDQDRLQEVRCGLESLMQENDPFRFIEAITLVGSAGTCL; from the exons ATGGCGTCGGCCCAATCAGAGCAGTCCAGCTTCCTGCAACAGGAGCTCACCTGCCCGGTGTGCCTGGACTTGTACCGCGACCCCCACTTGCTACCTTGCGGCCACAACTTCTGCAGGACCTGCCTGTACCGTCTAAAGTGGCAAGCGAACCGAGGTCGCCTCCGCTGCCCAGAGTGCCGCGATAGCCACCGGTGTGGCACCAACTTTCAGAAAAACTTCAAACTAGCCAATATTGCTGATGACTACCGTCACCACCGCAGAGCCACCACTGCAGCTGCTACAGCTTTGAAATCCAGAGAGTCGCTGACTTCTTCTCTGCCAACACAGCAGGCCAAGAGTGTGTTTGCTGTTCCATGTGACTACTGCCCTTCAGTCACCGCAGAGGCATCAGGCACCTCCGCAGACGGGCCTTCTGTTTCTCAGGAAGGGGGTGACAAGaaggaagctgctgctgctgcgtcaGTGTTTGCAGTCAAGACATGCCTGAAGTGTGAGGTGTCGATGTGCCAGGAGCACTTAAAGCCACATCTGGAGCTGCCGGCGTTTCGCGAGCATCCGCTGACGGAACCAATGAATGACTTCTGGAAGAGGAAGTGCCCGGATCATGACGAGATATACAG ATACTACTGCATGGAcgacaagatgtgtgtgtgcaacgCCTGTACTATAGAAGGACACTCTGGACACACAATCAAGACCCTGAGAAACACGATGAAAGATCTGAAG CACTTGCATCTTCACGTTGACCAGAGAACGCTGGATAAGCAACTGTGCAAGGTTGGAAGGAAATACAGCATGGCGGAGGAAAAACTCCGGGagcagaaggagaaggagagacagaataAG AAGTTTAAGGATGACTCTGAGCAGTACTTGAACAGGCTGGGTGAAGAGATGAAGGCCAAAGTTCTCCGCTTCATCAATCGGCTGCGAGAATGCACACGCACTCACTGTGACACCAACGGGCCAGCGATTCAGAAGAACATCTCCAGGATCTGCCAGGATCAGGACCGCCTCCAGGAGGTCCGCTGTGGCCTCGAAAGCCTCATGCAGGAAAACGACCCTTTCCGCTTCATCGAG GCCATAACGTTGGTTGGCAGTGCTGGAACTTGCTTGTGA